A genomic region of Amphiura filiformis chromosome 6, Afil_fr2py, whole genome shotgun sequence contains the following coding sequences:
- the LOC140155581 gene encoding pescadillo homolog, with translation MGKEKKKFQSGTATSFISRPSAVKRLQLSLIDFRRLCILKGIYPVQPNSLKKAGKGSKVTKTYYRYKDIQFLAHEPIINKFRAHKVYTRKLKNARVKKEKLRKQILQENEPTYRVDHIVKERYPSFVDAIRDLDDPLALCSLFCTLRRNAKIRNVELIPLCRRLVVEFMNYVITERALRKVFLSIKGIYYQVDIQGQPVTWIVPYAFSYSQPGTVDLKIMSTFADFYTTLLGFINFRLYHSINLHYPPKVALNPADAKAKGSTSYSLKDQEEEEKVSSFAHDLVKAKPMQELDEEGIDEDQELIGGGDLDEEQRQKLRDDEEKLKKLKKLFENCKFFLSREVPRESLTFVIRCFGGSVSWDKVLYIGATYDISNETITHQIVDRPQPDRQYLSRYYIQPQWVYDCVNARMLLPVEDYFPGTVLPPHLSPFVEEKEGEYVPPEKKALMDRQHGVQPSSKTEEEEGDDESSEDEGDKDAEENEDEEEEIIEESGEEDDDDDDDASSSGEDDQQDEGEEKTIREAEKKRLKELKVEEDKSTKEKSKKKRLSVEPGEVQVVDSEFEALKQAGMERRLQEMMIPKKRRWLYKRLMKKKKDTAKESRKLTQRRSDYEAEQKVKRKKQKASSK, from the exons ATGGGGAAGGAAAAGAAGAAG TTTCAAAGTGGCACAGCCACCAGCTTTATATCGCGACCATCAGCAGTGAAAAGATTGCAGCTTAGTCTCATTGATTTCAG GCGATTATGCATCTTGAAAGGCATCTACCCTGTACAACCCAATAGTCTCAAGAAGGCTGGCAAAGGCAGCAAAGTGACAAAGACATACTACAGATATAAAGACATCCAGTTCTTGGCTCATGAACCAATTATCAATAAATTCAGGGCACACAAG GTATACACACGCAAGCTGAAGAATGCTAGAGTGAAGAAAGAGAAGTTAAGAAAACAGATTCTACAAGAGAATGAACCTACCTACAGAGTAGATCACATTGTTAAAGAAAG GTATCCTAGTTTTGTTGATGCCATACGCGACCTGGATGACCCACTTGCGCTGTGTTCACTCTTCTGTACACTGAGAAGAAATGCCAAGATCCGCAACGTAGAACTTATACCTCTGTGCCGCAGACTAGTTGTGGAATTCATGAATTATGTCATCACAGAAAGAGCATTAAGAAAG gtGTTTTTGTCAATCAAGGGCATTTACTACCAAGTAGATATACAAGGCCAGCCAGTCACATGGATAGTTCCATATGCATTCAGTTATAGT CAACCAGGAACTGTAGATTTGAAGATAATGTCAACATTTGCTGACTTCTATACAACTTTGTTAGGTTTCATAAATTTCAGGCTTTACCACTCTATAAATCTGCACTATCCTCCTAAG GTTGCCTTAAATCCTGCCGATGCCAAAGCTAAAGGAAGTACATCCTACAGCCtgaaagatcaagaggaagaagaaaaggTTTCATCATTTGCCCACGATCTAGTCAAAGCCAAACCAATGCAAGAGTTGGATGAAGAAGGCATAGATGAAGACCAAGAACTCATTGGAGGAGGG GATCTTGACGAAGAACAGAGACAGAAATTAAGGGATGACGAGGAGAAGCTGAAGAAACTGAAGAAATTATTTGAGAACTGCAAATTCTTCTTGTCAAGAGAGGTGCCCAGAGAATCACTTACATTTGTTATCAG ATGTTTTGGTGGTTCAGTGTCATGGGACAAAGTGTTGTACATCGGAGCAACGTACGATATTTCCAATGAGACGATAACACATCAAATAGTGGACAGACCTCAACCAGATAGACAGTATCTTTCAAG ATATTACATCCAGCCTCAGTGGGTGTACGACTGTGTCAACGCTAGAATGCTGTTACCAGTAGAAGACTACTTTCCAGGCACTGTGCTACCTCCACATCTATCGCCATTTGTAGAGGAAAAGGAAGGGGAATATGTGCCACCAGAAAAGAAGGCTTTAATGGATAGACAACACGGCGTTCAACCAA GTTCCaaaacagaagaagaagaaggagacgACGAATCATCAGAAGATGAAGGAGACAAAGATGCAGAAGAGAACGAAGATGAAGAAGAGGAAATCATTGAAGAAAGTGGagaagaggatgatgatgatgacgatgatgcgaGTAGCAGTGGAGAGGATGACCAGCAGGATGAAGGAGAGGAGAAGACTATCCGAGAAGCAGAGAAGAAGAGATTAAAAGAATTGAAGGTGGAAGAAGACAAATCAACTAAGGAA AAGAGCAAGAAGAAGAGATTATCAGTGGAGCCAGGAGAGGTCCAGGTGGTTGACTCAGAATTTGAGGCTCTGAAACAAGCAGGAATGGAAAGAAGACTGCAGGAGATGATGATACCTAAGAAGAGACGATGGCTGTACAAGAGACtcatgaagaagaagaaggacaCCGCTAAAGAG TCCAGGAAACTGACTCAGAGGAGAAGCGATTATGAAGCAGAACAGAAAGTAAAGAGGAAAAAGCAGAAGGCATCTTCAAAATGA